In Chitinophaga sp. HK235, a single window of DNA contains:
- a CDS encoding efflux RND transporter permease subunit → MLKRFIKRPVLSTVISIIIVTLGILGIAALPVSQYPEIAPPTIQVSANYTGANADVVLKSVVTPLEQMINGVQDMDYMTSTSGNDGSASIQVVFKTGTNPDIDAVNTQNLVSRATSQLPQEVVRSGITVRKRQPSDLLVFSIYSDNPVYDQTFLQNYADINLVPEIKRISGVGDAIAAGTMDYAMRIWLKPDVMASYGLVPADITAALAEQNLQAAPGQFGEQGKQSFQYIIKYKGTLADTTEFGNIIIRSVGTKEHVLRLKDVARLELGAQSYATGTRTNGLPAVSITVMQAAGSNASDIINQALAVVKNAAKSFPPGVKYVVLSNANDFLNASIDKVLHTLVEAFILVFFVVFVFLQDLRSTLIPAIAVPVAIVGTFFFLNLFGFTINLLTLFALILAIGIVVDDAIVVVEAVHAKIDQGYTSARKASIDAMDEISGAIVSITLVMAAVFVPVSFISGSAGVFYKQFGLTLAIAIILSAVNALTLSPALCALFLKPHAKTQHHSWLQRFYTAFNTSFDTMTRRYRSSVAFLARKKWIPFLALLFFTAVLGILLKTTSTAFVPNEDLGVITADVTLPAAASLERTAAVNRQLENIAKTIPEINNVVAITGSGATGGSGSNYGKVTMRLVLWNQRKRSIQAIIDELFQKTAGITEAKINFFAPPTIQGFGSVGGFSLQLQDKTGGNIVEFNKVCTDFLNALNARPEIQFASTPFDPGYPQYMFNVDVAKAKDAGFQVDQILNVMQGYFGGIYASNFNQFGQQFRVMIQAEPNYRAKPENLNSVYVRSPAGTMAPITAFATLQPTYGPQTISRFNLFTSIAISGTPKPGYSSGSAITAIREVAAQVLPPGYGYEFSGLSRQEISAGGQTGFIFLLCLIFVYFLLCAQYESYILPLSILLTLPIGLAGAFIFTGILGINNNIYVQITLIMLIGLLAKNAILIVEFALERRRRGMDILQAALEGANARLRPILMTSFAFTLGLVPLMIATGAGANGNRSIGTGAVGGMLIGTIFGVFITPILFILFQTLQEKVSGPPKADDDDDE, encoded by the coding sequence ATGCTAAAGCGATTTATAAAACGTCCTGTTCTGTCAACGGTCATCTCCATCATCATCGTTACGTTGGGAATACTGGGCATTGCAGCACTGCCGGTATCACAATACCCGGAAATAGCGCCGCCAACAATTCAGGTGTCCGCCAACTACACCGGTGCCAACGCTGATGTAGTACTTAAAAGTGTGGTAACACCCCTCGAACAGATGATCAACGGCGTACAGGACATGGACTATATGACCTCCACCTCCGGCAACGACGGTTCCGCGTCCATACAGGTAGTATTTAAAACCGGTACCAATCCGGATATCGATGCCGTGAACACCCAGAACCTCGTAAGCCGTGCCACCAGCCAGCTGCCACAGGAAGTAGTGCGTTCAGGCATCACCGTTAGAAAGCGGCAACCCAGCGACCTGCTCGTCTTCTCTATTTACAGCGATAATCCGGTTTACGACCAGACCTTTCTGCAAAACTATGCAGACATCAACCTGGTGCCGGAAATAAAACGTATCTCCGGCGTAGGCGACGCCATCGCTGCCGGCACCATGGACTATGCCATGCGTATCTGGCTGAAGCCCGACGTGATGGCCTCCTACGGCCTCGTGCCCGCCGATATCACCGCCGCCCTCGCAGAACAGAACCTGCAGGCCGCCCCCGGCCAGTTTGGAGAACAAGGCAAACAATCTTTCCAGTACATCATCAAATACAAAGGCACACTCGCAGATACCACTGAATTCGGAAATATCATTATCCGCTCGGTAGGCACGAAAGAACATGTACTGCGGCTGAAAGATGTGGCCCGCCTGGAGCTGGGCGCACAAAGTTATGCTACCGGCACCCGTACCAACGGCCTCCCTGCTGTGTCCATCACAGTTATGCAGGCCGCTGGGTCCAACGCCAGCGATATCATCAATCAGGCACTGGCCGTAGTAAAAAATGCTGCCAAATCCTTCCCGCCCGGTGTGAAATACGTAGTGCTCTCCAACGCCAACGATTTTCTGAATGCCTCTATCGACAAGGTATTACATACCCTCGTGGAAGCTTTTATCCTGGTGTTTTTTGTAGTGTTTGTATTTTTACAGGACCTCCGGTCTACCCTCATCCCCGCCATTGCAGTGCCTGTGGCTATTGTAGGCACCTTCTTCTTCCTCAATCTCTTCGGGTTTACCATCAACCTGCTGACACTCTTTGCCCTGATACTGGCCATCGGAATTGTGGTAGATGATGCTATTGTGGTGGTGGAAGCGGTACATGCCAAAATAGACCAGGGTTATACTTCTGCCCGCAAAGCCAGTATTGACGCCATGGACGAGATATCCGGCGCTATCGTTTCCATCACGCTGGTGATGGCCGCCGTATTTGTGCCGGTGAGTTTTATCAGTGGTTCTGCCGGCGTGTTTTACAAACAGTTTGGCCTCACACTGGCCATCGCCATTATCCTTTCTGCCGTCAACGCGCTGACACTCAGCCCTGCGTTGTGCGCCCTCTTTCTGAAGCCACATGCCAAAACACAACACCACAGCTGGCTGCAACGATTTTATACTGCGTTCAATACTTCGTTTGATACTATGACGCGCCGGTACCGGTCGTCTGTAGCTTTCCTGGCCCGCAAAAAATGGATACCATTCCTGGCACTCCTGTTTTTCACCGCGGTGCTGGGCATACTGCTGAAGACCACTTCCACCGCCTTTGTCCCTAATGAAGACCTGGGCGTGATCACAGCCGATGTGACCCTGCCCGCAGCAGCATCGCTCGAACGTACTGCTGCAGTAAACCGGCAACTGGAAAACATCGCCAAAACCATCCCTGAAATCAATAATGTAGTGGCCATCACCGGTTCGGGCGCCACCGGCGGCTCCGGCAGCAACTATGGCAAGGTAACCATGCGGCTGGTGCTGTGGAACCAGCGTAAACGCAGCATACAAGCCATCATCGATGAGCTGTTTCAAAAAACAGCCGGCATCACCGAAGCCAAAATTAATTTCTTCGCCCCGCCCACCATCCAGGGCTTTGGGTCGGTAGGTGGTTTCTCCCTGCAGTTGCAGGATAAGACCGGAGGCAATATCGTGGAGTTCAACAAAGTATGTACTGACTTCCTTAACGCGCTCAATGCAAGGCCGGAGATACAGTTTGCCTCCACGCCTTTTGATCCGGGATATCCACAGTATATGTTCAACGTTGATGTGGCCAAGGCTAAAGATGCAGGGTTCCAGGTAGATCAGATACTGAATGTGATGCAGGGTTATTTTGGTGGTATCTATGCGTCCAACTTCAACCAGTTCGGGCAGCAGTTCAGGGTGATGATACAGGCGGAGCCCAACTATCGCGCCAAGCCGGAAAACCTGAACTCCGTATATGTACGCAGCCCTGCCGGCACAATGGCACCTATCACCGCTTTTGCCACACTGCAGCCTACCTACGGCCCGCAGACCATTTCGCGGTTCAATCTTTTTACGTCTATCGCCATCAGCGGAACACCCAAGCCGGGATACAGTTCCGGCAGCGCTATCACCGCTATCCGTGAAGTGGCCGCACAGGTGCTGCCTCCCGGCTATGGGTATGAGTTCTCCGGACTATCAAGGCAGGAAATATCCGCAGGCGGACAAACAGGTTTCATCTTCCTGCTTTGTCTCATCTTCGTATACTTTCTGTTATGCGCCCAATATGAGAGTTATATACTGCCGTTGTCTATCCTGCTCACCCTGCCGATAGGACTGGCAGGCGCTTTTATCTTTACCGGCATCCTGGGCATCAACAATAATATTTACGTACAGATCACGCTCATTATGCTCATTGGTCTGCTGGCCAAAAATGCCATCCTCATTGTGGAATTCGCACTGGAAAGGCGCCGGCGGGGCATGGACATTCTGCAGGCAGCCCTGGAAGGTGCCAACGCCAGGTTAAGGCCCATCCTGATGACTTCTTTCGCCTTCACCCTGGGACTGGTGCCATTGATGATTGCTACCGGTGCAGGCGCCAACGGCAACCGTTCCATCGGCACCGGCGCTGTTGGAGGAATGTTGATCGGTACCATATTCGGCGTGTTCATCACACCCATCCTCTTTATCCTTTTTCAAACATTACAGGAAAAAGTCAGCGGACCACCCAAAGCAGACGATGATGATGACGAGTAA
- a CDS encoding efflux transporter outer membrane subunit, giving the protein MNHKLNFYMCLLTGLMLITACSVTRPYKAPDASTNGLFRNQPLTDTATLATLHWREIFTDTLLQKLISTGIQQNLDLKTAYARITQAEATYEQSRQAYFPTLGASASVSGNKTTSGSTSNSHPYQLGLNTTWEADIWGQLRSSQRANLANLLQGQAAARAVQTNLVANIANFYYQLLALDQQLVITQQTVESWKATVNVMKALKASNIVTGAAVVQSAASQYAAAVATHDLRLRIRETENALSILLGQAPDTIPRSKLADQQPITLLKTGVPSQLLANRPDVQAAEYNFRYFFELTNVARTYFYPTLTITASGGFTGSSLGQLFEPGSMVGNIVAGLAQPIYNQGINRARLKSAQAQQQQALYNFQGILLTAGQEVSDALFSYQTALDKTDDRDNQLDNLEKSVSYTQQLVRYSSANYTEVLNAQQNLLTAQLGQVNDRLQQLQAIVNLYRALGGGWQ; this is encoded by the coding sequence ATGAATCACAAATTGAATTTTTATATGTGTTTGCTGACAGGCCTGATGCTGATCACGGCCTGCTCAGTAACACGTCCTTATAAAGCACCTGATGCCAGCACCAACGGTTTATTCCGCAACCAGCCGCTAACGGACACGGCTACACTGGCCACCCTGCACTGGCGGGAAATATTCACCGATACCCTGCTCCAGAAGCTGATCAGCACCGGTATTCAACAAAACCTGGACCTTAAAACAGCCTATGCAAGGATCACACAGGCCGAAGCCACTTATGAACAAAGCCGGCAGGCGTATTTTCCCACGCTGGGTGCCAGCGCTTCGGTCAGCGGGAACAAAACAACCAGCGGAAGCACCAGCAACAGTCACCCTTATCAACTGGGGCTGAACACCACCTGGGAAGCAGATATCTGGGGACAACTACGGAGCAGTCAACGGGCCAATCTGGCCAACCTCTTACAGGGACAGGCAGCGGCAAGGGCCGTACAAACCAATCTGGTAGCCAATATCGCCAATTTTTACTATCAGCTCCTGGCATTGGACCAGCAACTGGTCATTACCCAGCAAACCGTAGAAAGCTGGAAAGCCACCGTTAATGTGATGAAAGCGCTGAAAGCGTCCAACATCGTTACAGGTGCTGCGGTCGTACAAAGTGCTGCCAGTCAGTATGCCGCAGCCGTGGCCACCCACGATCTGCGCCTGCGTATCAGAGAAACAGAAAATGCACTCAGCATCCTGCTGGGCCAGGCGCCCGATACCATTCCGCGAAGCAAACTGGCAGACCAGCAACCTATTACCCTGCTGAAAACAGGTGTACCTTCACAGCTGCTGGCCAACCGGCCCGATGTACAGGCCGCTGAATATAACTTCCGGTATTTTTTTGAACTCACTAATGTGGCACGTACTTACTTCTATCCCACCCTTACCATCACCGCCTCCGGCGGATTTACAGGATCTTCGTTAGGACAGCTGTTTGAACCGGGTTCCATGGTCGGCAATATCGTAGCCGGTTTGGCACAACCTATCTACAACCAGGGAATCAATCGTGCCCGGTTGAAAAGTGCGCAGGCGCAGCAACAACAGGCGCTGTACAATTTTCAGGGCATTCTGCTTACGGCAGGCCAGGAAGTGTCGGATGCGCTGTTCTCCTATCAGACGGCCCTCGACAAAACCGATGACCGCGACAACCAGCTGGACAATCTGGAGAAGTCTGTATCTTACACGCAGCAACTGGTAAGGTACAGCTCCGCCAATTATACGGAAGTACTAAACGCTCAACAAAACCTGCTGACCGCACAGCTGGGACAGGTAAACGACCGGCTGCAACAGCTGCAGGCCATCGTTAACCTCTATCGCGCGCTGGGCGGCGGCTGGCAATAA
- a CDS encoding VOC family protein: protein MKINRLDHLVLTVANIDITCLFYYDVLGMEIQTFGDGRKALKFGQQKINLHQQGKEFEPKAAHPLPGSADLCFITETPIREVKEELLRKNITLLESEVRRTGANGPIISIYFRDPDQNLIEVSNYLEPEE from the coding sequence ATGAAAATAAACAGACTGGACCACCTCGTGCTCACCGTAGCCAATATCGACATCACTTGTTTGTTTTACTACGACGTGCTGGGCATGGAGATACAGACTTTCGGAGACGGAAGAAAAGCGTTGAAATTCGGACAGCAGAAGATCAATCTTCATCAGCAAGGGAAAGAATTTGAGCCCAAAGCAGCACATCCGTTGCCGGGTTCTGCAGACCTGTGTTTTATAACAGAAACGCCTATACGCGAAGTCAAAGAAGAACTACTTCGCAAAAATATCACCCTGCTGGAATCTGAAGTGAGGCGCACCGGAGCCAACGGACCTATTATTTCCATCTATTTCCGCGACCCGGACCAAAACCTGATAGAAGTAAGCAACTACCTGGAGCCGGAAGAATAA